Proteins from a genomic interval of Arachis hypogaea cultivar Tifrunner chromosome 10, arahy.Tifrunner.gnm2.J5K5, whole genome shotgun sequence:
- the LOC112716781 gene encoding F-box/kelch-repeat protein At3g27150, which produces MSNRKAFPAWSFIGDICLCRHNPSSEKMRILELSHSSGNGSTSSSEDKLQDADYFDYKIPCLSDELETLILARLPITEHWKFCCLNKQFLSFLKTGEVFRIRREIGLKEPVVFIASDESNWWSFNSSFTSFKKIPVIPSDYSFDFGDKESFAAGTNLFVSGKEIDGTVVWGFELATNKWFKAPKMINPRCLFASATKGIFAYIAGGLETTTCQEVLSSAEKYNSESRSWERLPEMKQKRKFCSGCYMDNRFYVLGGRDEYDNDLVSGEFFDQGKNTWILIPGMLKDIPLPSSRSPPLVAVANNELYTLDASSNELKVYVKGSNSWKTLGPVPVRADTRGGWGVAFKSLGNELLVIGGATASSSSSGCAFTIYTCCPDPRIEKLKWTRIVCGSTNLNPFIRNCAVMLA; this is translated from the coding sequence ATGTCGAACAGGAAAGCGTTTCCTGCGTGGAGCTTTATTGGCGACATTTGCTTGTGTCGCCATAATCCGTCATCAGAAAAGATGAGGATTCTTGAATTGTCACACTCTAGTGGTAACGGTTCtacttcttcctcagaagataaACTTCAGGATGCAGATTATTTTGACTATAAGATTCCATGTCTAAGCGATGAGCTTGAGACCTTGATTCTTGCAAGATTACCGATAACAGAACACTGGAAGTTCTGTTGTCTGAACAAGCAGTTCCTCTCATTCCTAAAAACCGGTGAAGTCTTCAGAATCCGGCGAGAGATAGGGTTGAAGGAACCGGTTGTTTTCATCGCGAGCGATGAAAGCAACTGGTGGTCCTTCAACTCCAGTTTTACCTCCTTCAAGAAGATTCCAGTGATTCCATCAGACTACAGTTTTGATTTTGGCGACAAGGAGTCCTTCGCCGCCGGGACTAATCTGTTCGTCTCCGGTAAGGAGATCGACGGCACGGTTGTTTGGGGATTTGAATTGGCAACGAACAAATGGTTCAAGGCGCCTAAAATGATTAATCCGAGGTGCCTTTTCGCCTCGGCGACGAAAGGAATCTTTGCTTATATTGCAGGTGGTTTGGAGACCACAACTTGCCAGGAAGTTCTCAGCTCTGCTGAGAAATACAACTCCGAGAGCCGGTCCTGGGAGCGGCTCCCGGAGATGAAACAAAAGAGAAAGTTTTGTTCCGGTTGTTACATGGACAACCGGTTTTATGTTCTTGGAGGGCGGGATGAGTATGATAACGATCTTGTTTCCGGGGAATTTTTCGATCAGGGGAAAAATACCTGGATCTTGATTCCCGGAATGCTTAAAGACATTCCTCTTCCGAGTTCCCGGTCGCCGCCATTGGTGGCGGTTGCGAACAACGAGCTTTACACGCTGGACGCTTCGTCGAATGAACTGAAGGTCTATGTGAAAGGAAGTAATTCGTGGAAAACATTGGGGCCGGTGCCGGTGAGAGCTGATACTCGAGGAGGATGGGGTGTGGCGTTTAAGTCTCTGGGGAATGAGCTCCTTGTTATTGGTGGtgctactgcttcttcttcttcttcgggtTGCGCTTTCACTATTTACACTTGCTGCCCTGATCCAAGAATTGAGAAATTGAAGTGGACGAGAATTGTATGTGGCAGCACAAATCTGAATCCTTTTATTCGCAATTGTGCTGTGATGTTAGCTTGA
- the LOC112716782 gene encoding SWI/SNF complex component SNF12 homolog: MSNNNNNNPSKGIGAPSSSASFGNSAMPSPGNPGFSQSQAQAQLAAGFQGQFPMSQAHAIAQAQSKAAQAHAAQAAVHAQFQAHLQAQSLALNQGQSVGLGNLGVSSPSVSTPGNMSGKRIPLKPPIRPVGYSPPNTFSPLRPMELTPAARRKKQKVPEKQLQDKVAAILPESALYTQLLEFESRVDAALARKKVDIQEALKNPPCIQKTLRIYVFNTFNNQIRTIPNKPNAEPPTWTLKIVGRILEDGVDPDQPGVVQKSSPLYPKFSAFFKRVTISLDQRLYPDNHIIQWENSRSSAPQEGFEVKRKGDKEFTATIRLEMNYVPEKFKLSPALTEVLGIEVDTRPRIIAAIWHYVKARKLQNPSDPSFFHCDQPLQKVFGEDKMKFTMVSQKISHHLFPPQPVLLEHKIKLSGNCPTGTACYDVTVDVPFPIQRELSVLLANVEKNKEIELCDESICGIIRKIHEHRRRRAFFLGFSQSPVDFINAMIESQSRDLKLAAGEPSRNTEKERRSDFYNQPWVEDAVIRYLNRKPASGSDAPGST, from the exons ATGtcgaacaacaacaataataatcctTCTAAGGGTATTGGGGCTCCGTCGTCGTCGGCTTCCTTCGGAAATTCGGCAATGCCCTCCCCCGGAAACCCTGGTTTCTCACAATCCCAAGCACAAGCACAGCTTGCTGCTGGTTTTCAAGGGCAGTTCCCAATGTCCCAAGCACACGCCATTGCTCAAGCTCAGTCCAAAGCAGCTCAAGCTCATGCTGCCCAAGCAGCTGTTCATGCTCAATTCCAGGCTCACTTGCAGGCTCAGAGTTTGGCTTTAAATCAAGGCCAGTCTGTTGGTTTGGGGAATTTGGGGGTGTCATCGCCGTCAGTGTCTACACCTGGCAATATGAGTGGTAAAAGGATCCCATTGAAACCCCCTATTCGCCCTGTAGGGTATTCTCCTCCAAACACATTCTCGCCTCTAAGACCGATGGAACTAACGCCTGCTGCTCGAAGGAAGAAACAGAAGGTCCCTGAGAAGCAACTTCAGGATAAAGTAGCTGCTATATTGCCAGAGTCTGCACTGTATACtcagcttcttgagtttgagtcTCGGGTTGATGCTGCGCTTGCTAGGAAGAAGGTTGACATCCAGGAAGCGCTTAAAAATCCACCTTGTATTCAGAAGACTCTTCGCATATATGTCTTCAACACTTTTAATAATCAAATTCGCACAATTCCTAATAAGCCAAATGCCGAGCCACCTACTTGGACGTTGAAGATAGTTGGGAGGATATTGGAAGATGGCGTAGACCCTGATCAGCCTGGGGTAGTGCAGAAGTCGTCTCCGTTGTATCCAAAGTTCTCAGCTTTCTTCAAGAGAGTAACGATTTCTTTGGATCAGAGACTGTATCCCGATAACCACATTATTCAGTGGGAGAATTCTCGATCTTCTGCTCCTCAGGAAGGTTTTGAAGTAAAGAGGAAAGGGGACAAGGAATTTACGGCAACAATACGGTTGGAAATGAATTATGTCCCCGAGAAATTTAAGCTTTCACCAGCATTGACTGAGGTTCTTGGTATTGAGGTTGATACTCGTCCTAGAATTATTGCTGCAATATGGCATTATGTAAAGGCCAGGAAGTTGCAAAATCCAAGTGACCCTTCTTTCTTTCACTGCGATCAGCCTCTGCAGAAAGTATTTGGTGAAGATAAGATGAAATTTACTATGGTTTcacagaaaatatcacaccattTGTTTCCTCCACAGCCTGTACTTTTAGAACATAAGATCAAGCTCTCAGGAAATTGTCCAACTGGAACTGCTTGTTATGATGTAACTGTTGATGTTCCATTTCCTATTCAGAGAGAGTTGTCTGTACTATTGGCCAATGTGGAGAAGAACAAAGAGATTGAGCTATGTGATGAATCGATATGTGGGATCATTAGAAAAATCCACGAGCACCGTAGGAGACGAGCATTCTTTCTTGGTTTCAGTCAATCTCCTGTAGATTTTATTAATGCCATGATCGAGTCTCAAAGCAGGGATCTGAAACTTGCAGCTGGAGAACCCAGTCGCAACACTGAAAAAGAGCGTCGATCAGATTTCTACAACCAACCATG GGTCGAAGATGCTGTTATTAGGTATTTGAATCGCAAACCGGCATCAGGGAGTGACGCACCAGGAAGCACATGA
- the LOC112716784 gene encoding uncharacterized protein produces the protein MNGVVRAALKRGHALPIFSQQQLRCFSTGTLPPPHNPTNPFLENANTGLAYGRMLGIHKNTLKTDVINFLEGLNLTLEDVKMEYTRSFIPRAMMVQFPSHNAMDEAVRMINRKGRLYKLERVNREEWDIVTPYNGKTILIQGIPRNAQFVDIERILSGCEFDHSSVNIFTRLTPESSELNRMATVRFPSRTQAMNAFLTKNGTYCINNRILIQVLQ, from the exons ATGAATGGCGTTGTTAGAGCTGCTCTGAAGAGAGGTCATGCCCTTCCAATCTTCAGTCAGCAGCAGCTCAGGTGCTTCTCTACTGGAACTTTGCCGCCACCACACAATCCAACAAATCCATTCCTAGAAAATGCGAATACAG GGTTGGCATATGGTAGGATGCTTGGCATTCATAAAAATACACTGAAAACAGATGTCATTAACTTCCTCGAAGGTTTAAATTTGACTTTGGAGGATGTTAAAATGGAATACACCCGGAGCTTTATTCCACGTGCAAT GATGGTGCAATTCCCTTCTCATAATGCCATGGATGAAGCTGTAAGGATGATTAATAGGAAGGGTCGCTTGTACAAATTGGAAAGG GTCAATCGTGAAGAATGGGATATTGTAACTCCTTATAATGGAAAAACT ATTCTAATTCAAGGAATTCCAAGGAATGCGCAGTTTGTGGATATAGAACGCATACTGTCTGGTTGTGAATTCGATCATTCCTCCGTCAATATCTTTACAAG ACTTACACCTGAATCCTCAGAACTCAATAGAATGGCCACAGTACGGTTCCCGTCGAGGACTCAAGCAATGAACGCATTCTTAACGAAGAATGGGACGTACTGTATAAACAATCGCATTTTGATCCAAGTTCTCCAGTAA
- the LOC112716785 gene encoding uncharacterized protein isoform X1: MQKQHCFWACIVLIAAALPAVVQSRKGGKGDTNVMAKRKRLRSSLRLASQQHGDVLASTTKAPTRYLRPDQVPLPPVQAPTNSLPANEATQQATVMAKRKRLRSSLKLASQQHGGVPSSTTKVPTRYLRPDQVPMPPVQAPTNSSPANEALQQASAMAQVKRLRSSLRLATQQQSDGPPPTAKAPSHSLRPDQAPLPSVPTPIAPDQVPLSPVQTPINCFPANEDPQHALDQPTDSKVARGRSVGRESTVGWNVEIIDSENVHKKIKIKVKEVSNLPRGERIIVEFDDQGSAYGEAQGLLAGYCGILAANCNLFPISFEKWLGKTGMPKTYKDKCFDTLIKPRFYFRTSESIAYRYCNQSIAKKWATSRQRIWNEFYDPAQSRDEIVENVPVGIQRDQWAAFVDYRLKPSTMKLCRKNKENRSKQIIPHTCGAKPNSRRRHELLLETGEAPSRARMYIETHKRKNGSFVNDEARAVVEQIKLNMKQSNIHESQVSPDDAVGKVLGPEHSGRVRCMGMGAAPTNTFRNVRRSRLTGIVVPSSDVAGSSSPTYTNLRHRMTQLEIKVQGLTNVIKAYIISKEGKIPEELAGYFSSEIEPDDVGSESTPRLDARRSATSSSEGSNSNNEAL, encoded by the exons ATGCAGAAGCAGCATTGTTTCTGGGCGTGTATAGTGTTAATTGCAGCTGCACTTCCGGCGGTTGTTCAATCTCGGAAGGGCGGGAAGGGCGACACCAATG TTATGGCAAAGAGAAAACGTTTGCGAAGTTCATTGAGGTTAGCATCTCAACAGCATGGTGATGTTCTTGCTTCCACAACAAAAGCTCCAACCCGTTATTTGAGACCAGATCAGGTTCCATTGCCACCAGTTCAGGCTCCTACAAACTCCTTGCCAGCTAATGAAGCCACGCAACAAGCAACAG TCATGGCAAAGAGAAAACGTTTGCGAAGTTCGTTGAAGTTAGCATCTCAACAGCATGGTGGTGTTCCTTCTTCCACAACAAAAGTTCCAACCCGTTATTTGAGACCAGATCAGGTTCCGATGCCACCAGTTCAGGCTCCTACAAATTCCTCGCCAGCTAATGAAGCCTTGCAACAAGCATCAG CCATGGCCCAGGTTAAACGTTTGCGAAGTTCATTGAGGTTAGCTACTCAACAGCAAAGTGATGGTCCTCCTCCTACGGCGAAAGCTCCATCCCATTCTTTGAGACCAGATCAGGCTCCCTTACCATCAGTTCCAACTCCCATAGCACCAGATCAGGTCCCCTTATCACCTGTTCAGACTCCTATAAACTGTTTTCCAGCTAATGAAGACCCACAACATGCGTTAGATCAACCTACTGATTCAAAGGTTGCACGTGGACGCTCTGTTGGTCGTGAGTCTACAGTAGGTTGGAACGTAGAGATAATAG ACTCTGAAAACGTTCATAAGAAAATCAAGATCAAGGTTAAGGAAGTTAGCAATCTGCCTAGAGGGGAGCGGATTATTGTAGAGTTTGATGATCAGGGTTCAGCATATGGTGAAGCACAAGGTTTACTTGCTGGATACTGTGGAATATTGGCAGCAAACTGTAATCTCTTTCCAATTAGTTTTGAAAAGTGGTTGGGAAAAACAGGCATGCCTAAGACATATAAGGATAAGTGCTTTGATACACTCATTAAG CCTCGATTTTATTTTAGGACTTCTGAAAGCATTGCTTATAGATATTGCAATCAAAGTATAGCGAAGAAATGGGCAACAAGTAGACAAAGGATATGGAATGAGTTTTATGACCCAGCCCAGAGTAGAGATGAAATTGTTGAAAATGTGCCAGTGGGCATTCAAAGAGATCAGTGGGCTGCTTTTGTTGATTACCGTCTAAAACCTTCAACAATG AAGCTTtgcagaaaaaataaagaaaatcgaAGCAAGCAAATTATTCCACATACTTGTGGAGCTAAACCTAACTCAAGACGAAGGCATGAATTG TTGCTAGAAACTGGAGAAGCTCCTAGTCGAGCAAGGATGTACATTGAAACTCACAAGAGAAAGAATGGATCATTTGTGAATGATGAGGCAAGAGCTGTAGTG GaacaaattaaattgaatatgaAGCAATCAAATATTCATGAATCTCAAGTGTCACCTGATGATGCTGTTGGTAAAGTATTGGGGCCTGAGCACTCTGGTAGAGTACGATGTATGGGCATGGGAGCAGCTCCTACTAATACATTCAGGAATGTTAGGAGGAGTCGACTTACTGGCATTGTCGTGCCTTCATCTGATGTTGCTGGATCTTCTTCCCCAACTTACACAAATTTACGGCATCGGATGACTCAATTGGAGATAAAGGTTCAAGGTTTAACAAACGTAATCAAGGCATACATAATATCAAAAGAAGGAAAGATTCCTGAAGAATTGGCGGGCTATTTTTCTTCTGAAATAGAG CCTGATGATGTTGGGAGCGAGTCTACTCCACGTTTGGATGCAAGGAGATCGGCAACATCGTCATCAGAAGGGAGCAATTCTAATAATGAAGCACTTTAA
- the LOC112716785 gene encoding uncharacterized protein isoform X2: protein MAKRKRLRSSLRLASQQHGDVLASTTKAPTRYLRPDQVPLPPVQAPTNSLPANEATQQATVMAKRKRLRSSLKLASQQHGGVPSSTTKVPTRYLRPDQVPMPPVQAPTNSSPANEALQQASAMAQVKRLRSSLRLATQQQSDGPPPTAKAPSHSLRPDQAPLPSVPTPIAPDQVPLSPVQTPINCFPANEDPQHALDQPTDSKVARGRSVGRESTVGWNVEIIDSENVHKKIKIKVKEVSNLPRGERIIVEFDDQGSAYGEAQGLLAGYCGILAANCNLFPISFEKWLGKTGMPKTYKDKCFDTLIKPRFYFRTSESIAYRYCNQSIAKKWATSRQRIWNEFYDPAQSRDEIVENVPVGIQRDQWAAFVDYRLKPSTMKLCRKNKENRSKQIIPHTCGAKPNSRRRHELLLETGEAPSRARMYIETHKRKNGSFVNDEARAVVEQIKLNMKQSNIHESQVSPDDAVGKVLGPEHSGRVRCMGMGAAPTNTFRNVRRSRLTGIVVPSSDVAGSSSPTYTNLRHRMTQLEIKVQGLTNVIKAYIISKEGKIPEELAGYFSSEIEPDDVGSESTPRLDARRSATSSSEGSNSNNEAL, encoded by the exons ATGGCAAAGAGAAAACGTTTGCGAAGTTCATTGAGGTTAGCATCTCAACAGCATGGTGATGTTCTTGCTTCCACAACAAAAGCTCCAACCCGTTATTTGAGACCAGATCAGGTTCCATTGCCACCAGTTCAGGCTCCTACAAACTCCTTGCCAGCTAATGAAGCCACGCAACAAGCAACAG TCATGGCAAAGAGAAAACGTTTGCGAAGTTCGTTGAAGTTAGCATCTCAACAGCATGGTGGTGTTCCTTCTTCCACAACAAAAGTTCCAACCCGTTATTTGAGACCAGATCAGGTTCCGATGCCACCAGTTCAGGCTCCTACAAATTCCTCGCCAGCTAATGAAGCCTTGCAACAAGCATCAG CCATGGCCCAGGTTAAACGTTTGCGAAGTTCATTGAGGTTAGCTACTCAACAGCAAAGTGATGGTCCTCCTCCTACGGCGAAAGCTCCATCCCATTCTTTGAGACCAGATCAGGCTCCCTTACCATCAGTTCCAACTCCCATAGCACCAGATCAGGTCCCCTTATCACCTGTTCAGACTCCTATAAACTGTTTTCCAGCTAATGAAGACCCACAACATGCGTTAGATCAACCTACTGATTCAAAGGTTGCACGTGGACGCTCTGTTGGTCGTGAGTCTACAGTAGGTTGGAACGTAGAGATAATAG ACTCTGAAAACGTTCATAAGAAAATCAAGATCAAGGTTAAGGAAGTTAGCAATCTGCCTAGAGGGGAGCGGATTATTGTAGAGTTTGATGATCAGGGTTCAGCATATGGTGAAGCACAAGGTTTACTTGCTGGATACTGTGGAATATTGGCAGCAAACTGTAATCTCTTTCCAATTAGTTTTGAAAAGTGGTTGGGAAAAACAGGCATGCCTAAGACATATAAGGATAAGTGCTTTGATACACTCATTAAG CCTCGATTTTATTTTAGGACTTCTGAAAGCATTGCTTATAGATATTGCAATCAAAGTATAGCGAAGAAATGGGCAACAAGTAGACAAAGGATATGGAATGAGTTTTATGACCCAGCCCAGAGTAGAGATGAAATTGTTGAAAATGTGCCAGTGGGCATTCAAAGAGATCAGTGGGCTGCTTTTGTTGATTACCGTCTAAAACCTTCAACAATG AAGCTTtgcagaaaaaataaagaaaatcgaAGCAAGCAAATTATTCCACATACTTGTGGAGCTAAACCTAACTCAAGACGAAGGCATGAATTG TTGCTAGAAACTGGAGAAGCTCCTAGTCGAGCAAGGATGTACATTGAAACTCACAAGAGAAAGAATGGATCATTTGTGAATGATGAGGCAAGAGCTGTAGTG GaacaaattaaattgaatatgaAGCAATCAAATATTCATGAATCTCAAGTGTCACCTGATGATGCTGTTGGTAAAGTATTGGGGCCTGAGCACTCTGGTAGAGTACGATGTATGGGCATGGGAGCAGCTCCTACTAATACATTCAGGAATGTTAGGAGGAGTCGACTTACTGGCATTGTCGTGCCTTCATCTGATGTTGCTGGATCTTCTTCCCCAACTTACACAAATTTACGGCATCGGATGACTCAATTGGAGATAAAGGTTCAAGGTTTAACAAACGTAATCAAGGCATACATAATATCAAAAGAAGGAAAGATTCCTGAAGAATTGGCGGGCTATTTTTCTTCTGAAATAGAG CCTGATGATGTTGGGAGCGAGTCTACTCCACGTTTGGATGCAAGGAGATCGGCAACATCGTCATCAGAAGGGAGCAATTCTAATAATGAAGCACTTTAA